Proteins encoded by one window of Methanobacterium sp. CWC-01:
- the tsaA gene encoding tRNA (N6-threonylcarbamoyladenosine(37)-N6)-methyltransferase TrmO has protein sequence MDSYQRKMELTVIGTVKSPYKKKGEAPHQGRNSEELSQIIIMPEFEEGLEGVERYHQLFILYWFDRAEEPLLKVVPPGRKKKRGIFSTRGPPRPNPIGLTLVDLVKREGPVLTVRGLEALDGSPVLDIKPYLPDLDSV, from the coding sequence ATGGATAGTTATCAACGGAAAATGGAACTTACTGTCATTGGAACTGTGAAATCACCCTATAAAAAAAAGGGTGAAGCTCCACATCAGGGCCGTAACTCGGAGGAGTTATCCCAGATTATAATAATGCCCGAATTTGAGGAGGGATTGGAGGGGGTGGAACGTTATCATCAGCTCTTCATCCTGTACTGGTTTGACCGGGCGGAGGAACCCCTACTGAAGGTGGTTCCCCCTGGACGCAAGAAGAAGAGGGGTATTTTCTCCACCCGGGGACCACCCCGTCCCAATCCCATTGGCCTGACCCTGGTGGATCTGGTTAAACGTGAGGGACCGGTCCTGACGGTGCGGGGACTGGAAGCCCTGGACGGATCTCCGGTGCTGGATATTAAACCTTACCTGCCCGATCTGGACAGTGTTTAA
- a CDS encoding ABC-ATPase domain-containing protein, giving the protein MKDGQFLGKILGRIHGRGYKAYQDLRGSYQFKHFILHVEHVQRDPYATPSLLRVEVEDHHFPSHFFNSTIRRVALEDYLARSFQKAIHAHPATILGSGRSGDFRIDAGGQEILERSCVNLGPENVEMRFSLGLPARGRRIMGKEAKHLLVDILPLMVDESCFYTGDPEVEAHLNLTEDAHALREQLSERGLVAFLAEGSTLPRRSGVCSQPLKTAVPLKSPSSLRVSLSTPNRGMVTGMGIPEGVTLIVGGGYHGKSTLLQALEAGIYNHVPGDGRELVVTRESAVKIRAEDGRSIQKTDISSFIHEPPFMESTREFSTQNASGSTSQAANIVEALEAGSHLLLFDEDTSATNFMIRDERMQVLVKSHQEPITPFIDRVLELYEEEGVSTVMVMGGSGDYFEVAHTVVMMDRYQPQNRTREARMVAQQIPTGRSREVPHPFSYHHRTPLRESINPYRGRKIKISSRGKDTILLGSDTIDLSQVKQLVDPSQTRALAYALYHAQHYMDNQHTILEILHLVETDMEKSGLDVLSPPGRSKPPGLARFRPYEFAAALNRLRSLSIQ; this is encoded by the coding sequence ATGAAGGATGGTCAATTTTTGGGTAAGATTCTGGGTAGAATCCATGGCCGGGGATACAAGGCCTACCAGGACCTGAGGGGTAGCTACCAGTTTAAACATTTCATCCTTCACGTGGAACATGTGCAACGGGATCCCTACGCCACTCCCTCCCTCTTGCGGGTGGAGGTGGAAGACCACCACTTCCCATCTCACTTTTTTAACTCCACCATCCGGAGGGTGGCCCTGGAGGACTACCTGGCTAGATCCTTCCAGAAGGCCATTCACGCCCACCCGGCCACTATCCTGGGAAGCGGCCGTAGTGGTGATTTCAGAATCGATGCTGGGGGCCAGGAGATCCTGGAGCGGAGCTGTGTTAACCTTGGTCCTGAGAATGTGGAGATGCGCTTTTCCCTGGGACTGCCAGCCAGAGGCCGGAGAATTATGGGGAAAGAAGCAAAACATCTCCTGGTGGATATCCTGCCTTTGATGGTGGATGAATCCTGTTTTTACACCGGAGACCCGGAGGTGGAGGCCCACCTGAACCTCACCGAAGATGCTCACGCCCTCCGGGAACAGCTCTCTGAAAGGGGTCTGGTGGCTTTTCTGGCCGAGGGGTCCACACTCCCCCGGCGCAGTGGTGTTTGTTCCCAGCCCCTGAAAACTGCGGTACCCCTCAAATCACCATCATCCCTGCGGGTATCCCTATCCACTCCCAACCGGGGAATGGTTACGGGTATGGGCATCCCTGAAGGGGTGACCCTCATCGTGGGGGGAGGGTACCATGGAAAATCCACCCTGCTGCAGGCGTTGGAGGCCGGGATCTACAACCACGTGCCAGGTGATGGCCGGGAACTGGTGGTCACCCGGGAATCAGCGGTGAAAATCCGTGCTGAGGATGGTCGCAGCATCCAGAAAACAGATATAAGCTCATTCATCCATGAACCACCCTTCATGGAGAGCACCCGTGAGTTCTCCACCCAGAATGCCTCGGGCTCCACCAGCCAGGCCGCCAACATCGTGGAAGCCCTGGAAGCCGGTTCCCATCTTCTACTCTTCGATGAGGATACTTCAGCGACCAACTTCATGATCAGGGATGAAAGGATGCAGGTCCTGGTCAAATCCCACCAGGAACCCATCACCCCCTTCATAGACCGGGTCCTGGAGTTGTATGAAGAGGAGGGAGTGTCCACGGTCATGGTCATGGGTGGCTCCGGGGACTACTTCGAGGTGGCCCACACTGTGGTTATGATGGACCGTTATCAGCCCCAAAACCGCACCAGGGAAGCCCGGATGGTGGCCCAGCAGATCCCCACTGGCCGGTCCCGGGAGGTGCCCCATCCCTTCAGCTACCACCACCGCACACCACTCAGGGAGAGTATAAATCCCTACCGGGGCCGAAAGATAAAGATCTCCAGCCGGGGGAAGGATACCATACTCCTGGGCAGTGACACCATCGATCTTTCCCAGGTAAAACAGCTGGTGGACCCCAGTCAGACCCGGGCCCTGGCCTATGCCCTGTACCATGCCCAGCATTACATGGACAATCAGCACACCATCCTGGAGATACTGCACCTCGTGGAAACGGATATGGAAAAAAGTGGCCTGGATGTTCTAAGCCCACCAGGACGCAGTAAGCCCCCGGGCCTGGCCAGATTCAGACCCTACGAATTTGCGGCGGCTTTGAACCGGCTGCGCAGTTTGAGCATACAATAA
- the csa3 gene encoding CRISPR-associated CARF protein Csa3 — MGCGSIENTVISTIYSLEPVMACITRFSPKKLVLLREENAPEKKLEAERMLTETVGRVMDIETQLTSIYEVVKIAQDTAEVIEAENAQGRRVVVNISGGRKPQALGALFGCYARHKMVERIVYVTEEDGEVVDLPILNFGISKTKLMVLEELKKGDTSVKNLALKIGISRGMTYNHIRELREMGFIDPHQLEITSAGELAII, encoded by the coding sequence ATGGGATGTGGTAGTATAGAAAATACTGTAATATCTACTATTTACTCCTTGGAGCCGGTGATGGCATGTATAACTCGTTTTTCACCAAAAAAACTTGTTTTATTACGTGAAGAGAATGCTCCGGAGAAAAAGTTAGAAGCTGAGCGCATGCTCACCGAAACGGTAGGTCGGGTCATGGATATCGAGACCCAGCTAACCAGCATCTACGAGGTGGTGAAGATCGCCCAGGACACCGCCGAGGTCATTGAGGCAGAAAATGCCCAGGGAAGGAGGGTGGTGGTGAATATCAGCGGTGGCCGCAAACCCCAGGCATTGGGGGCCCTGTTTGGCTGTTACGCCCGTCATAAAATGGTGGAGAGGATCGTGTACGTCACCGAGGAAGATGGTGAAGTGGTGGATCTGCCCATACTCAACTTCGGCATCTCCAAGACTAAACTCATGGTCTTGGAGGAACTTAAAAAAGGAGACACCTCGGTGAAGAACCTGGCTCTTAAAATTGGTATCAGCCGGGGCATGACTTACAATCACATCCGGGAGCTGCGGGAGATGGGATTCATCGACCCCCACCAGCTGGAAATAACCTCCGCCGGGGAACTGGCCATTATCTAA